In one window of Temnothorax longispinosus isolate EJ_2023e chromosome 11, Tlon_JGU_v1, whole genome shotgun sequence DNA:
- the LOC139821878 gene encoding lysine-specific demethylase 6A-like isoform X4, which produces MLKVHAEFDAALKHLTLALIDATTPASFSKLEIKFHIAHLYEVQGKYRLAKEHYEALLKEKVLPLHLKADICRQLGWMYHVVECTVLGISRPQKQNIAIHCLKQSIDAEPKSGQSLYLLGRCLAASGKVHEAFIAYRSIVKKTDVLQVLEEIFQCNTKILNIILRNSVEKSEGNADTWCSIGVLYQQQNQPMDALQAYICAVQLDKSHSAAWTNLGILYESVSQPKDALACYVNASRGNSNIANCTGPFGGLGGVKSGGNNSMNPSLHHRIDFLQRNLSQAPMPSVATKRRQLPSIEEAWNLPISAEMSSRQQQQQQQPGGPSYKYGAAPTGPPPPYPQAQGQNAKRFKTDEVISAAPQQRASPFSLSPHQLQTLHFLQQNLNSLTPQQQTVLVQLQHQYRAMQQYQQQIRQQQQVGQRGLRAGQSSYPTGYNHPQNLGQPSGVVKNYGIPQQPLQQGGTVALQTGFSDTNVGYNTVATGNTTQTPGMPYKSASDPTYPSQRQQITGSAQYGGQYQQQPNQYAAQGYTQVTSTSSYSESSTAPANKDNLGVTDQELQALLSQKDIATSLAEDLLKHFGSDDLETVVKEEPSSGGVISDNGTLSSGPFSPSNLENATEVKLEKSEEAASQSTQSKSTADAVTTTAMTTTATTTVNTVKCETTTVKCETTTSSLSSNTTMTTTTINKSEATNISKTEPMMNLKLESLCESQPEYELNIEMDAKTVIESCKGQGLKGVPNCSILSDRSPPPAPPDPPTQRLTKEQLLPPTPSVYLENKKDAFSPHLQEFCLKHPIAVIRGLAAALKLDLGLFSTKTLVEANPDHGIEVRTQMQQTSEENWDPALNKKVWNCISHRSHTTIAKYAQYQASSFQESLREEKIQGGVHASNLSDSDSKDSTGQTVRRKKNTFGLAGRPGTKMLRFGTNVDLSDERKWKPQLHELMKLPAFARVVSAGNMLSHVGHVILGMNTVQLYMKVPGSRTPGHQENNNFCSININIGPGDCEWFAVPDAYWGVICSLCERNGISYLHGSWWPNLDDLYEENIPVYRFHQRPGDLVWVNAGCVHWVQAVGWCNNIAWNVGPLTARQYQLAIERYEWNKLQAFKSIVPMVHLSWNLARNIKVSDPRLFELIKNCLLRTMRQCCLILEFVKNKDVEVRFHGRGKNEASHYCGQCEIEVFNILFIREQEKRHVVHCMDCARKQSPSLEGFVCLEEYRMRDLMDVYDGFTLHMPPCTLATATNTTTTTSSSSSIVPTMLQAQTGQTS; this is translated from the exons GATGGATGTACCATGTGGTTGAGTGCACGGTGCTGGGCATCAGCAGGCCGCAGAAGCAAAACATAGCTATCCATTGCCTGAAGCAGTCCATCGATGCCGAGCCGAAAAGCGGACAAAGTCTTTACCTTTTAGGACGTTGTCTCGCCGCTTCCGGAAAAGTGCATGAGGCGTTTATCGCGTACAG GAGTATAGTCAAAAAAACAGACGTTTTACAAGTTTTAGAAGAAATTTTCCAATGTAATACAAagatattgaatataatattaag AAATTCAGTCGAAAAATCGGAAGGCAATGCGGACACGTGGTGTAGTATAGGGGTACTATATCAGCAGCAGAATCAGCCTATGGATGCACTGCAAGCCTACATATGCGCCGTGCAACTAGACAAATCCCATTCAGCTGCTTGGACTAATCTAGGGATATTGTACGAAAGTGTCAGTCAACCGAAAGACGCTCTAGCCTGTTACGTTAACGCATCCag GGGAAACAGCAATATAGCGAATTGCACGGGTCCGTTCGGGGGTCTGGGTGGCGTTAAGTCCGGTGGTAACAATTCGATGAACCCGTCCCTCCATCACCGCATCGACTTTCTGCAGAGAAACCTAAGTCAAGCACCAATGCCTTCCGTCGCTACCAA GAGGCGGCAATTGCCGTCAATCGAAGAAGCTTGGAATCTGCCGATCAGCGCAGAGATGTCTAGccggcagcagcagcaacagcagcaacccGGTGGGCCTTCGTACAAATATGGTGCCGCACCGACTGGACCGCCTCCACCTTATCCTCAAGCCCAGGGACAGAATGCTAAGCGATTTAAG ACCGACGAAGTGATATCGGCCGCACCACAGCAACGGGCATCACCGTTCTCCTTATCGCCGCACCAACTACAAACGCTGCATTTCCTACAACAAAATCTCAATAGCCTGACTCCGCAACAGCAGACTGTGCTTGTCCAGCTGCAGCACCAATATCGTGCGATGCAGCAATATCAGCAACAGATCAGGCAACAGCAACAAGTAGGACAGCGAGGCCTGAGAGCGGGACAATCCAGTTATCCTACGGGATACAACCATCCTCAGAACCTCGGCCAACCATCGGGTGTCGTAAAAAACTATGGCATACCGCAACAACCG TTGCAGCAAGGAGGTACGGTTGCGCTGCAGACGGGTTTCTCCGACACCAATGTTGGCTACAATACGGTGGCAACCGGAAACACTACGCAGACACCAGGAATGCCTTACAAATCCGCCTCCGATCCAACTTATCCGTCGCAGAGACAACAGATCACCGGCAGTGCTCAGTATGGTGGCCAGTATCAGCAGCAGCCGAATCAGTATGCTGCTCAAGGTTACACGCAGGTCACATCGACTAGCAGTTATTCGGAGAGCTCCACGGCTCCAGCGAATAAGGACAATTTGGGTGTGACGGATCAGGAGTTGCAGGCGCTGCTGTCACAGAAGGACATAGCCACATCGCTGGCGGAAGACCTTCTCAAACACTTCGGTTCTGACGATTTGGAAACTGTCGTGAAGGAAGAACCGTCGAGCGGCGGTGTCATCAGTGACAATGGCACGTTGAGCTCCGGTCCGTTCTCGCCGTCGAATCTCGAGAACGCGACAGAGGTGAAACTGGAAAAGTCGGAAGAAGCGGCTTCCCAGTCGACGCAGTCGAAATCGACGGCAGATGCTGTGACGACGACGGCCATGACGACGACCGCGACGACGACCGTGAATACGGTGAAATGTGAGACAACGACGGTAAAGTGCGAGACGACGACGTCATCGTTATCCTCTAacacgacgatgacgacgacaacgataAACAAGAGCGAGGCGACCAATATTTCCAAGACAGAACCGATGATGAATTTGAAGCTCGAATCGTTATGCGAATCGCAACCGGAATATGAGCTAAACATTGAAATGGATGCCAAGACAGTGATCGAGTCATGCAAGGGTCAGGGGCTAAAAGGAGTGCCGAATTGCTCGATACTGAGCGATCGTTCGCCACCGCCGGCGCCGCCGGATCCGCCCACTCAACGATTGACGAAGGAACAACTGTTGCCGCCTACACCGAGCGTCTATTTGGAGAACAAGAAGGATGCCTTTAGCCCGCATCTGCAGGAATTTTGTTTGAAACACCCAATTGCTGTGATACGTGGCCTCGCGGCAGCGCTCAAGCTCGATCTGGGCCTTTTCTCAACTAAGACTCTGGTCGAGGCGAATCCAGATCACGGTATCGAGGTACGCACACAAATGCAGCAGACCAGCGAGGAGAACTGGGATCCGGCGCTCAATAAGAAAGTCTGGAACTGCATCAGTCACCGCAGCCACACGACGATCGCCAAATACGCGCAATATCAGGCCTCCAGTTTTCAGGAAAGCCTGAGAGAAGAGAAGATACAAGGCGGCGTACATGCTTCTAATCTGTCAGATTCGGATTCGAAGGACAGCACCGGTCAGACGGTCCGACGTAAAAAGAATACTTTTGGTCTAGCCGGCCGACCGGGAACCAAGATGCTGCGCTTTGGTACCAATGTAGATCTGTCAGATGAGAGAAAGTGGAAGCCACAATTACATGAATTAATGAAGTTACCGGCCTTCGCCAGGGTGGTATCGGCCGGTAATATGCTCAGCCATGTAGGCCATGTGATCTTAGGAATGAACACCGTACAGTTGTATATGaag GTACCTGGTAGCAGAACGCCTGGACACCAAGAGAACAATAACTTTTGTTCCATTAACATTAACATCGGACCGGGCGACTGCGAATGGTTTGCAGTACCAGATGCGTATTGGGGTGTGATATGCTCGCTCTGCGAGCGCAATGGCATCAGTTATCTGCACGGTAGCTGGTGGCCGAATTTAGACGATTTGTACGAGGAGAATATCCCAGTATACAGGTTCCATCAGCGACCGGGCGACCTCGTGTGGGTGAACGCGGGTTGTGTACACTGGGTGCAGGCGGTTGGCTGGTGTAACAATATTGCGTGGAACGTCGGCCCGCTCACTGCCAGACAGTATCAGCTCGCAATCGAACGTTACGAATGGAACAAGCTGCAGGCATTCAAGTCGATTGTGCCGATGGTGCATCTTTCGTGGAATTTAGCACGTAATATCAAGGTGTCGGATCCACGACTATTCGAGCTGATCAAGAACTGTCTTCTGCGAACGATGAGACAGTGTTGCTTAATACTGGAATTCGTGAAGAACAAAGACGTAGAAGTGCGATTCCACGGCCGCGGCAAGAACGAGGCCTCACATTATTGCGGCCAGTGCGAG attGAAGTGTTCAACATCCTGTTTATCCGTGAACAGGAAAAACGTCATGTAGTGCACTGCATGGATTGTGCACGTAAACAATCTCCTTCGTTGGAAGGATTCGTCTGTCTGGAGGAGTATCGTATGCGCGACTTGATGGACGTTTACGATGGATTTACCTTGCACATGCCACCTTGTACACTGGCCACCGCTACCAACACGACTACTACAAcctcatcatcgtcgtcgatAGTACCGACGATGTTACAGGCACAGACTGGCCAGACCTCCTGA